The sequence GATGGCGGCGATGAGGTTCGCGAAGTGCGCGTCGGTCATGGAGTCGCTGCCGAGGACGTCGGACGAGGATGTTCGCTTGCCGGTCTTGAACTCATCCGTTTTGGTGCCCTTCAGGTCGTAGACCTCGTAACCATCGCGATCGACGACCACCGTGCCGGTTGTGCCCATGACAGCGACGCCGCGATCGCGTCCATAGACTTTCATACCCTGGCAACTACGGCCTTCCCAGGTGATCGTTTTGTCGTCGTAGTCGAAACTGGTGTCGAGAGTGTCGTAGAACTGCCAGTCGTCTTTGAAGTGGTATCGGCCACCGGAGGCGGTGATACGCTTCGGATAGTCCACGCCCAGCGCCCAGCGGCTTAGGTCGACTTCGTGGGTTCCATTGTTGAGTGTCTCGCCGGTGCCGTAATCCCAAAACCAGTGCCAGTTGTAAGGATGCAAGTTGTCCTTGTACGGGCGACGCGGAGCCGGGCCTTGCCAGAGCTCCCAATCGAGTGTCTGCGGCACAGGGACTTCTTTGCCGATGCCGATTGATTTCCGCGTGTTTGCGTACCACGCTTTCGCGAAGTAAGCACGTCCGATGACTCCGTCATGAATTTTCTGAATGATCTCAATGGTGTGCGGCGACGAGCGCTGCTGGTTTCCCATCTGCACAAGCTTGCCGTACTTCTTCTGCGCTTCGACGAGCATGGCGCCTTCGGCAGGGTTGTGACTGCACGGCTTTTCGACATAAACGTGCTTGCCTGCCTGTAGTCCCGCGATCGCCATCGGAGCATGCCAGTGCTCGGGGGTGGCAATGGTGATGACGTCGACGTCTTTGAGCGCGAGGATGTGGCGGAAGTCTTTTTCCGTCGCGGGTGCTTCGCCCGTTTCCTGCTGCGTGCGATCGGCAAACTTCTTCAGGATGTTGGAGTCGACGTCGCAGACGTGCGAGATGCGTGCGTTGCTGCGGTTTGCCTTGATGGAAGCAAGGTGAGCATATCCGCGTCCGTTCAGGCCGATGATGGCGAAGTTGAGTCGGTCATTGGAACCGAGAATCTGTGCGTAAGACTTCGCGGTCGTTGCTATGGCAAGTCCGGCCGTTCCAGCCGCCATGGAATTCAGAAACTCACGTCGAGTAGGCATGACTCCCTCGCAGCGGCGTTATGCCGCGATAGCTGCGCAGACACTATAGATGGGGTTCGGCGTGAGACGCTAGGACCGTTATAAAAGCAAAAGCCACAGCGCGTGGCTGTGGCAGATTTATGAGAGCTTTTCGTTAGCTTCCGACGAGGCGCTCGAGAGCCATCTTGTTGTGGACCATCAGTGTGGAACCCTTCAATGTCGCGAGCTTCTTCTTGCGGAACTCGGCTAAGAGGCGCGTAACAGTTTCGCGCGAGGTGCCGATGATCTGGGCAATTTCTTCATGGGTGAGGCCCATCTTGGCGCGAATGCCTTCTTTTGTGTTTTCGCCATCTTGCGAGAGTTCAAGTAGGAAGCGCGCCAGCTTTTCGCCGGCGGAGTGCGAAAGTCCGAGAGATCGGATCAGGTCGTACGCGCTATGGCAGTTGTCGCTGAGGTGCTGTGCGGCTTGAAGACAGGCGCTGCCATGCTCCTGAAGAAACTTCAGGAAATCTTCTCGCTTTACGAAGTTCACCTGGCAGGGCTGAATGGTCTCGGCGGTCAGTTCGTAGTTGATGCCGGAAACGCAGGCATGCAGTCCGAGGACTTCACCCGGTTCTGCGATTTTCAGGATAAGCGTTTTGCCTTCCGCGGAATTGACTGAGAGCTTTACGCGACCCTTACACAGCATGTAGATGCCGCGTGGAGGCTGGCCTTCAACAAAGAGAACTGCGCCACGAGGATAAGCGGTAGGGAACTTGATGCGCTCAAACGCTTCTAGAGCACTGGAGGGCAACGCGCAGAAAAAGTTGTCAGAACGAAGTTTGCAGATCAGACAGTTTTCGACGAGTTGCAGACCGTAAGGAGAACCCACAGGTCCCCTCCTTTCCATGGCGCGACCCACGTTGAATCGGCCGGTAGCCAGAACACAGTTGACATGGGGATGCGCAACTCCAGAATAGCACGCTGTTCAAGACCACGCACTCCCTTATTTGTATCTGATGATGCAAAGGTACAACGGATTCAATAGTTTAGGGCCATACCCGCCGCAGGAGTTAAGGCTTATCACGGAGTTTTCCATGTACGAACATCGGTGACGTACATCACCGAAGCCCCGAGGCTGATTGAGCCATTCTACGCTTCGATGGCACCGGGTGGGGATCCCGGAATTTACATTAAATTCACAGGGCGAATTAATGAGTACACGTATATTGTGCGTGCACGACGGCGAAGATGAACTCCAACAGTTGCGTGGGACACTGGAGGAGGCGGGGTACGAGGTAGTTTCAGCGCTGACCGGTCATGAAGCTCTTCACATTCTGCGTTCAGTAAATGTACAGGGCGTGGTGCTTGATTACGATGCGACGGCCCCGGGCGGTGTCTCGCTGCGAAATCGCATACAGCATGTCTGTCCGGATCTTCCGCTGCTCATGATCTCGAGTGTTGATGATGTGCCGATAGGCGCGCTACGTCATTACCTGGATAACCCTGCATCACCGGAAGCGTTGTGCAGCCTTAACTGATTCGACAGCCTCCGCGACGCACTGCGAAGAAAGTGAGTGTCTGTTATATTTTCAGCGCTCATGAAAACTCACTGCATGCGTCGCAACCACGCTTTCCTGCTTCTTTTCTTGCTGCTCAGCACGGTGATCGCCTTTGGCTGGGGCGATGAAGGCCACAAACTCATTAACCGAACCGCCGCGAATGCTGTTCCGGCGGACATGCCGGCTTTCTTCAAGGCAGGCACCGAAATCATTGTGTATAACGGCCCTGAGCCCGATCGCTGGCGCGAGAAAGAACTGGAACCAAGCTTGAAATGGTCGCAGGAACCGGATCATTACATCGACCTGGAGCGGGTTTCGGATATCGGGCAATTTCCCCTGAGCCGTTATGAGTTCATCCGGTGGGCCTATGCAAAACGCGTTCGCACGTTGAACAATGCTGACGATTTTCTGCCGGAGAAGATCGGGTTTCAGCCTTGGATAACCGCGGAGATCTACGGACGGCTGAAGGTAGCATTCCGTCAATATCGCATTTTGAAAGCGGCGGGCAAGCCGACGGCTCCGGCGGAGCATGATGCTCTGTTCTACGCCGGATGGCTGGGTCACTACGTGGCGGATGGGGCCAATCCGCTGCATACGACAGTGCAACACAATGGATGGACCGGTGATAATCCGAACGGATACACGACGGAGAAGATCCATTGGCCCATTGAGTCGGACTTCGTGAATAAGAACCTGGCGAAGATCGACCCGGCGGGAATGGTGAAGGCTCCGTCGAAGTTAGCGGATCCATTCAACGATTACATCATCTATCTGAAGAGTTCGTTTACGCTGGTGGAACCGTTGTACCAGATCGAAAAGCGCGGTGGCTTCAACGAAAGTGGTTCGGATGAGGCACGCGAGTTTTTCCGAAAGCAGTTTGCGGCCGGCAGCCAGATGCTGCTGAACTTGTGGTACACGGCATGGGTCGACAGCGAGAAGATGCCGGAACCGTACAGGCCGGCACCGCCAAAACCCGCAGACCCTGCGAAGAAGTGATATGAAATACGCCCGCATAGCGCTTGTGTTTCTGCTGATCTCTTCAGCATTCGCGCAGCGGGCGTCGTTTCCTTCGGGAGAAGAGCGCGTCTTCTCGCCCGACAAGAAACTCTGGATCCGAGACAGTGGCGGCATCCTGACGCTGGAGACCGACCACAAGAAACACAGAGTCCTGCGATACTCGCGGACCGTCGACGTTTTGTGGGCTCCGGGTTCCGACTACCTGGCTGTGAATGATTGGGCAACGAGTAACACTGCTGAGCCGCTGCTGATCTCGGTTGCAAACCCAGATAAGCCGGTGAACTTGTACGAAAAGTTGCGTGCCGAGCTCGATAAGGATGGACAGGCGGAGCTTCTCAAGAACAATGACCACGTGTATTTCGTTGCCGTGCGGTGGGTGGGGCCCAAGACTGTACTTCTGAATCTGTTCGGGCACGGAGATCCAAAAGCGCCACGCGGATTTTCCCGTTTCTATCGGTACACAGTTGGAACTGGATTCTCGCGGCAGAAATAGGATGCGTCCTGGTTCGGACGCATCCATGATCATTGTTATCCCACTATCCTTCCTCTGCACTCTCCAAAGCCGATGTGTGCTGCGCCGTTGCGTTCGCAGTAGCCGCGCAGGATGACTTCGTCGCCATCTTCAAGGAAGCTGCGTTTCTCGCCTGACGGAAGTTGAATCGGTTCCTTGCCGCCCCAAGTCATTTCCAGCAGACATCCGCGTGATTGTTTTTCTGGGCCGGAGACAGTCCCGCTGGCGAGCAGATCGCCGGGTTGCAGATTACATCCGTTGGAAGCGTGGTGAGTGATGAGTTGTGCGACCGTCCAGTACATGTGGCGGAAGTTGCCGCGACTTATGGAATGCGCAGCGATGTTCCGGTCGCGCATCTGCTTTGAGGTGATGAGTACTTCGAGATTCAGATCGATGCCACCGTACCTCTGATCTGCCTCGCTGGTCAGATAGGGAAGGGGCGCGGGATCATCGTCCGCACGCTTGAACGCCGGTATGCGGTACGGCGCAAGGGCTTCCATGGTGACCACCCACGGCGAAATCGTGGTGGCAAAGTTCTTGGCGAGGAATGGGCCAAGGGGTTGGTATTCCCAAGCTTGCACGTCGCGGGCGGACCAGTCGTTGACGAGACAGAGTCCGAAGGCGTGATCTTCGGCTTCGTTGATGCTGACGCTGCTGCCGAGTTCATTTCCGCCGCCAATGAAAACGCCGACTTCCAACTCGTAGTCGAGACGTTTGCTGGGACCGAATATGGGCTTATCTGCGTCGGGTGGTTTGAGTTGTCCGGTGGGACGCTTTACGTGAGTGCCGCTTGGCACGATGGATGATGCACGTCCGTGATATCCGATGGGAACCCATTTGTAATTCGGAAGCAGCGGATTGTCGGGCCGG is a genomic window of Terriglobales bacterium containing:
- a CDS encoding Gfo/Idh/MocA family oxidoreductase, which codes for MPTRREFLNSMAAGTAGLAIATTAKSYAQILGSNDRLNFAIIGLNGRGYAHLASIKANRSNARISHVCDVDSNILKKFADRTQQETGEAPATEKDFRHILALKDVDVITIATPEHWHAPMAIAGLQAGKHVYVEKPCSHNPAEGAMLVEAQKKYGKLVQMGNQQRSSPHTIEIIQKIHDGVIGRAYFAKAWYANTRKSIGIGKEVPVPQTLDWELWQGPAPRRPYKDNLHPYNWHWFWDYGTGETLNNGTHEVDLSRWALGVDYPKRITASGGRYHFKDDWQFYDTLDTSFDYDDKTITWEGRSCQGMKVYGRDRGVAVMGTTGTVVVDRDGYEVYDLKGTKTDEFKTGKRTSSSDVLGSDSMTDAHFANLIAAIRHGENLRSPISDGNIPVTMLQLSNIAWKMQRDLHLDPANGHIKNDAEAMKMWSRQYEKGWELHV
- a CDS encoding Crp/Fnr family transcriptional regulator produces the protein MGSPYGLQLVENCLICKLRSDNFFCALPSSALEAFERIKFPTAYPRGAVLFVEGQPPRGIYMLCKGRVKLSVNSAEGKTLILKIAEPGEVLGLHACVSGINYELTAETIQPCQVNFVKREDFLKFLQEHGSACLQAAQHLSDNCHSAYDLIRSLGLSHSAGEKLARFLLELSQDGENTKEGIRAKMGLTHEEIAQIIGTSRETVTRLLAEFRKKKLATLKGSTLMVHNKMALERLVGS
- a CDS encoding response regulator: MSTRILCVHDGEDELQQLRGTLEEAGYEVVSALTGHEALHILRSVNVQGVVLDYDATAPGGVSLRNRIQHVCPDLPLLMISSVDDVPIGALRHYLDNPASPEALCSLN
- the fahA gene encoding fumarylacetoacetase, whose amino-acid sequence is MTYSLNETHDPAARSWVKSANTPGTDFPIQNLPLGVFDRGKALTCIGVAIGDQILNLTTAAEENCIPGIDEITNEALMDEPLNLLMALGRQRWSALRRSVFNLLKEGAEDREKTEQHLVAQSEVQMLVPAVVGDYTDFYASIFHATNVGSMFRPDNPLLPNYKWVPIGYHGRASSIVPSGTHVKRPTGQLKPPDADKPIFGPSKRLDYELEVGVFIGGGNELGSSVSINEAEDHAFGLCLVNDWSARDVQAWEYQPLGPFLAKNFATTISPWVVTMEALAPYRIPAFKRADDDPAPLPYLTSEADQRYGGIDLNLEVLITSKQMRDRNIAAHSISRGNFRHMYWTVAQLITHHASNGCNLQPGDLLASGTVSGPEKQSRGCLLEMTWGGKEPIQLPSGEKRSFLEDGDEVILRGYCERNGAAHIGFGECRGRIVG